From the Pseudomonas sp. SORT22 genome, one window contains:
- the arcC gene encoding carbamate kinase, translating into MRIVVALGGNALLRRGEPMTADNQRANIRIAAEQIAKIHPGNELVIAHGNGPQVGLLSLQAQSYKPDEAYPLDVLGAETEGMIGYIIEQELGNLLDFEVPFATLLTQVEVDANDPAFKDPTKFIGPVYSKEDAERLAKEKGWVVKADGDKYRRVVASPKPKRIFEIRPIKWLLEKSSIVICAGGGGIPTMYDADRKLKGIEAVIDKDLCSALLAEQLEADLLVIATDVNAAFIDYGKPSQKAIAQAHPDELERLGFAAGSMGPKVQAACDFARHTGKVAVIGSLADIEDIVKGTAGTRVSTAKPGISYR; encoded by the coding sequence ATGCGTATCGTTGTTGCATTGGGCGGCAACGCCCTGCTGCGCCGTGGCGAACCCATGACTGCAGACAATCAGCGCGCCAATATCCGCATTGCCGCCGAGCAGATCGCCAAGATCCATCCGGGCAACGAGCTGGTCATCGCCCACGGCAATGGCCCGCAAGTCGGCCTGCTGTCGTTGCAGGCGCAATCCTACAAACCTGATGAAGCCTACCCGCTGGACGTGCTCGGTGCCGAAACCGAAGGCATGATCGGCTACATCATCGAGCAGGAGCTGGGCAACCTGCTGGACTTCGAAGTACCGTTCGCCACCCTCCTGACCCAGGTCGAAGTGGACGCCAACGACCCGGCCTTCAAAGACCCGACCAAGTTCATCGGCCCGGTCTACAGCAAAGAAGACGCCGAGCGCCTGGCCAAAGAGAAAGGCTGGGTGGTCAAGGCCGACGGCGACAAATACCGCCGTGTGGTCGCCAGCCCGAAACCCAAGCGCATCTTCGAGATCCGCCCGATCAAATGGCTGCTGGAAAAGAGCAGCATCGTCATCTGCGCCGGCGGTGGCGGTATCCCGACCATGTATGACGCCGACCGCAAGCTCAAGGGCATCGAGGCGGTGATCGACAAAGACCTGTGCTCGGCGCTGCTGGCCGAACAGCTCGAAGCCGACCTGCTGGTGATCGCCACCGACGTCAACGCGGCGTTCATCGACTATGGCAAGCCGAGCCAGAAGGCGATTGCCCAGGCGCACCCGGACGAGCTCGAACGCCTCGGCTTTGCCGCAGGCTCCATGGGCCCGAAAGTCCAGGCCGCTTGCGACTTTGCACGCCACACCGGCAAAGTGGCGGTCATCGGTTCTCTGGCCGACATCGAGGATATCGTCAAGGGTACGGCCGGTACCCGGGTTTCCACCGCCAAGCCGGGAATCAGCTACCGTTGA
- a CDS encoding DUF5064 family protein: protein MAQFKPGHVHIERTALNKADHSYDLNIEYAVVREANKHGIDFHMHGSIEGKTVEEKFFLSKEEVLPSFLSVATRKAQSYMPSPKKFESLGSGHKIYDLMFEDIREKLEVKSGDPVNPEHFE, encoded by the coding sequence ATGGCCCAGTTCAAACCCGGTCACGTGCATATCGAGCGCACTGCGCTGAACAAGGCTGATCACAGCTACGACCTGAATATCGAGTACGCAGTAGTCCGGGAAGCCAACAAACACGGCATTGATTTCCACATGCATGGGAGCATCGAAGGCAAGACCGTGGAGGAAAAGTTCTTCCTGAGCAAGGAAGAGGTACTGCCAAGCTTCCTGAGTGTTGCCACGCGCAAGGCGCAGAGCTACATGCCGTCGCCGAAGAAATTCGAGAGCCTGGGCTCAGGGCACAAGATCTACGACCTGATGTTCGAGGACATTCGCGAGAAGCTGGAGGTGAAGTCGGGCGACCCGGTCAATCCCGAGCACTTCGAATAG
- a CDS encoding sigma-54-dependent transcriptional regulator, translating into MRIHVSFIDRVGITQEVLALLGARNLNLDAVEMVPPNVYIDAPTLSPHVLEELHDALFNVQGVQTVQVVDILPGQRRHLQLDALLAAMSDPVLALDSAGHVLLANPALVALCGQEPSDRSVADLFGDPGLLEALIEQGFHLPLREVTLNGQTLLLDATPITNAGALLTLYQPNRIGERLSALHHDHAEGFDALLGDSPPIRTLKARALRVAALDAPLLINGETGTGKELVARACHAISSRHSAPFLALNCAALPENLAESELFGYAPGAFTGAQRGGKPGLMELANQGTVFLDEIGEMSPYLQAKLLRFLNDGSFRRVGGDREVKVNVRILSATHRDLEKMVAEGTFREDLFYRLNVLNLQVPPLRERGQDILLLARYFMQQACTQIQRPLCRLAPATYPALLGNRWPGNVRQLQNVIFRAAAISESSLVDIGDLDIAGTSVARGHDAEVDSLEQAVEDFERNLLEKLYSSYPSTRQLASRLQTSHTAIAHRLRKYGIPAKP; encoded by the coding sequence ATGCGCATCCACGTCAGTTTCATCGACCGTGTCGGTATCACCCAGGAAGTGCTGGCCCTGCTCGGCGCCCGCAACCTCAACCTGGACGCCGTGGAGATGGTGCCGCCGAACGTCTACATCGACGCCCCGACCCTCAGCCCCCACGTGCTCGAAGAGCTGCACGACGCGCTGTTCAACGTGCAGGGCGTGCAAACCGTACAAGTGGTCGACATCCTCCCCGGCCAGCGCCGTCACCTGCAGCTCGATGCCCTGCTCGCGGCCATGAGCGACCCGGTGCTGGCCCTGGACAGCGCCGGCCACGTGCTGCTGGCCAACCCGGCGCTGGTGGCGTTGTGCGGGCAGGAACCGTCCGACCGTTCGGTGGCCGATCTGTTTGGCGACCCGGGCTTGCTCGAAGCGCTGATCGAACAGGGCTTTCACCTGCCCCTGCGCGAAGTGACCCTCAACGGCCAGACCCTGCTGCTCGACGCCACGCCGATCACCAACGCCGGCGCCCTGCTGACCCTGTACCAGCCCAACCGCATCGGCGAACGGCTGTCGGCACTGCACCATGATCACGCCGAGGGCTTCGATGCCCTGCTCGGCGACTCCCCGCCGATCCGCACCCTCAAGGCCCGCGCCCTGCGCGTTGCAGCTCTGGACGCGCCGCTGCTGATCAACGGTGAAACCGGCACCGGCAAGGAGCTGGTGGCCCGCGCCTGTCACGCCATCAGCAGCCGTCACAGTGCGCCCTTCCTGGCCCTCAACTGTGCGGCGCTGCCGGAGAACCTGGCCGAAAGCGAGCTGTTCGGTTACGCCCCCGGTGCCTTTACCGGCGCGCAACGTGGCGGCAAGCCGGGGCTGATGGAACTGGCCAACCAGGGCACGGTATTCCTCGACGAGATCGGCGAGATGTCACCGTACCTGCAGGCCAAGCTGCTGCGTTTTCTCAACGATGGCAGCTTTCGCCGGGTCGGCGGTGATCGCGAGGTCAAGGTCAATGTACGGATCCTCAGCGCCACCCACCGCGACCTGGAAAAAATGGTCGCCGAGGGCACCTTTCGCGAAGACCTGTTCTACCGCCTGAACGTGCTCAACCTGCAGGTGCCACCGTTGCGCGAACGTGGCCAGGACATCCTCCTGCTGGCGCGCTACTTCATGCAGCAGGCCTGCACCCAGATCCAGCGCCCGCTGTGCCGCCTGGCCCCGGCCACTTACCCGGCGCTACTGGGCAACCGCTGGCCGGGCAACGTGCGCCAGCTGCAGAACGTGATCTTCCGCGCCGCGGCCATCAGCGAAAGCAGCCTGGTGGACATCGGCGACCTGGACATTGCCGGCACCTCGGTGGCTCGCGGCCATGACGCTGAAGTCGACAGCCTTGAACAGGCCGTGGAAGACTTCGAGCGCAACCTGCTGGAAAAGCTCTACAGCAGCTACCCCTCGACCCGCCAGCTAGCCAGCCGCCTGCAAACCTCGCACACCGCCATCGCCCATCGCCTGCGCAAGTACGGCATCCCGGCCAAGCCCTGA
- the gcvH gene encoding glycine cleavage system protein GcvH has product MSELRFTEDHEWLRSEADGSVTVGITAFAQNALGDVVYVQLPELQRYEQGAEASTVESVKAASGVYMPLTGEVVAVNDQLEGNPERVNEDPLGEGWFFRFIPADAGAVAQLLDQDAYDRLIKANADA; this is encoded by the coding sequence ATGAGCGAGTTGCGTTTTACCGAAGATCACGAATGGCTGCGTAGCGAAGCTGACGGCAGCGTCACCGTCGGGATCACCGCCTTCGCCCAGAACGCCCTGGGCGATGTGGTCTACGTGCAACTGCCAGAGCTGCAACGCTACGAGCAAGGCGCCGAAGCCTCGACCGTCGAATCGGTCAAGGCTGCCAGCGGCGTGTACATGCCGCTGACCGGCGAAGTGGTAGCGGTCAACGACCAGCTCGAAGGCAACCCCGAACGGGTCAACGAAGACCCGCTGGGTGAAGGCTGGTTCTTCCGTTTCATCCCCGCCGACGCCGGCGCCGTCGCGCAACTGCTCGACCAGGACGCCTACGACCGCCTGATCAAAGCCAACGCTGACGCCTGA
- the gcvP gene encoding aminomethyl-transferring glycine dehydrogenase, producing MTINLGTANEFIARHIGPRQHDEQHMLATLGFDSLEAMSAAVIPDSIKGTSVLELGAGQSEAQALASLKAIAGNNQLFKSFIGQGYYNCHTPAPILRNLLENPAWYTAYTPYQPEISQGRLEALLNFQTLISDLTGLPIANASLLDEATAAAEAMTFCKRLSKNKGSHAFFASVHCHPQTLDVLRTRAEPLGIEVVVGDERELSDVSAFFGALLQYPASSGEVFDYRELVERFHAANALVAVAADLLALTLLTPPGEFGADVAIGSAQRFGVPLGFGGPHAAFFSTRDAFKRDMPGRLVGVSIDRFGKTALRLAMQTREQHIRREKATSNICTAQVLLANIASMYAVYHGPQGLKQIAERTHALTAILKAGLQQLGVQVEVEHFFDTLTLATGSSTAALHDQARGQRLNLRQIDAQRLGLSLDETSTQADVEALWQLFAAGKASPDFAALAASVQAQLPRTLLRQSAILEHPVFNRYHSETELMRYLRRLADKDLALDRTMIPLGSCTMKLNAASEMIPVTWAEFGSLHPFAPAAQSQGYQQLTSELEAMLCAATGYDAVSLQPNAGSQGEYAGLLAIRAYHQSRGEARRDICLIPSSAHGTNPATAHMAGMRVVVTACDARGNVDIDDLRAKAIEHREHLAALMITYPSTHGVFEEAIGEICAIIHDNGGQVYIDGANMNAMVGLCAPGKFGGDVSHLNLHKTFCIPHGGGGPGVGPIGVKSHLAPFLPGHAHMDNKQGAVCAAPFGSASILPITWMYIRMMGGAGLKRASQMAILNANYIARRLEEHYPVLYTGSNGLVAHECILDLRPIKDSSGISVDDVAKRLIDFGFHAPTMSFPVAGTLMIEPTESESKEELDRFCEAMIRIREEIRAVESGSLDKDDNPLKNAPHTAAEIAGEWSHPYSREQAVYPLASLVEGKYWPPVGRVDNVFGDRNLVCACPSIESYQDV from the coding sequence ATGACCATCAACCTCGGCACTGCCAACGAATTCATCGCCCGCCACATCGGCCCGCGCCAGCACGACGAGCAGCACATGCTCGCCACCCTCGGTTTTGACTCGCTGGAGGCCATGAGCGCCGCGGTCATCCCCGACAGCATCAAGGGCACCAGCGTCCTTGAGCTGGGCGCCGGGCAAAGCGAAGCCCAGGCGCTGGCCTCGCTCAAGGCCATCGCCGGCAACAACCAGCTGTTCAAGAGTTTCATCGGCCAGGGTTACTACAACTGCCACACGCCGGCGCCGATCCTGCGCAACCTGCTGGAAAACCCGGCCTGGTACACCGCCTACACCCCTTACCAGCCAGAGATTTCCCAGGGCCGCCTGGAAGCGCTGCTGAACTTCCAGACCCTGATCAGCGACCTCACCGGCCTGCCGATCGCCAACGCCTCCCTGCTCGACGAAGCCACTGCCGCTGCCGAAGCCATGACCTTCTGCAAACGCCTGAGCAAGAACAAGGGCAGCCACGCCTTCTTCGCCTCGGTGCATTGCCACCCGCAAACCCTGGACGTGCTGCGCACCCGTGCCGAACCGCTGGGTATCGAGGTTGTCGTCGGCGACGAGCGTGAGCTGAGCGATGTCAGCGCCTTCTTCGGCGCCCTGCTGCAATACCCGGCCAGCAGTGGTGAAGTCTTCGACTACCGCGAGCTGGTCGAGCGCTTCCACGCGGCCAATGCCCTGGTCGCCGTGGCGGCCGACCTGCTGGCCCTGACCCTGCTGACCCCGCCGGGCGAATTCGGCGCCGACGTGGCCATCGGCAGCGCCCAGCGCTTTGGTGTACCGCTGGGCTTCGGTGGCCCGCATGCCGCCTTCTTCTCGACCCGCGATGCATTCAAGCGCGACATGCCCGGCCGCCTGGTCGGCGTGTCGATCGACCGCTTCGGCAAGACCGCACTGCGCCTGGCCATGCAGACCCGCGAGCAACATATCCGCCGCGAGAAAGCCACCAGCAACATCTGCACTGCCCAGGTATTGCTGGCCAACATCGCCAGCATGTACGCCGTGTACCACGGCCCTCAGGGCCTGAAGCAGATCGCCGAGCGTACCCACGCGCTGACCGCGATCCTCAAGGCCGGCCTGCAACAGTTGGGTGTACAGGTCGAAGTGGAACACTTCTTCGACACCCTGACCCTGGCCACCGGCAGCAGCACCGCCGCTCTGCACGACCAGGCCCGCGGCCAACGCCTGAACCTGCGCCAGATCGACGCCCAGCGCCTGGGCCTGTCGCTGGATGAAACCAGCACCCAGGCCGACGTCGAAGCCCTGTGGCAGCTGTTCGCCGCGGGCAAGGCCAGCCCGGACTTCGCCGCTCTCGCCGCCAGCGTTCAGGCACAACTGCCACGCACGCTGCTGCGCCAGTCGGCGATTCTCGAGCACCCGGTGTTCAACCGTTACCACAGCGAAACCGAGCTGATGCGCTACTTGCGCCGCCTGGCTGACAAGGACCTGGCGCTGGACCGCACCATGATCCCGCTGGGCTCGTGCACCATGAAGCTCAACGCCGCCAGCGAAATGATCCCGGTGACCTGGGCCGAGTTCGGCAGCCTGCACCCGTTCGCCCCGGCCGCGCAGAGCCAGGGTTACCAGCAACTGACCAGCGAGCTGGAAGCCATGCTCTGCGCCGCCACCGGCTACGACGCCGTGTCGCTGCAGCCCAACGCCGGCTCCCAGGGCGAATACGCCGGCCTGCTGGCGATTCGCGCCTATCACCAGAGCCGTGGCGAAGCGCGCCGCGACATCTGCCTGATCCCGTCCTCGGCCCACGGCACCAACCCCGCTACCGCGCACATGGCCGGCATGCGCGTGGTGGTCACCGCCTGTGATGCCCGCGGCAACGTCGACATCGACGACCTGCGCGCCAAGGCCATCGAACACCGCGAGCACCTTGCCGCGCTGATGATCACCTACCCCTCGACCCATGGCGTGTTCGAAGAAGCCATTGGCGAGATCTGCGCGATCATCCATGACAACGGCGGCCAGGTGTACATCGACGGCGCCAACATGAACGCCATGGTCGGCCTCTGCGCCCCGGGCAAGTTCGGCGGCGACGTTTCGCACCTGAACCTGCACAAGACCTTCTGCATCCCCCACGGCGGTGGCGGCCCGGGCGTCGGCCCGATCGGCGTCAAATCGCACCTGGCGCCGTTCCTGCCGGGCCATGCGCACATGGACAACAAGCAGGGCGCGGTTTGCGCCGCACCGTTCGGCAGCGCCAGCATCCTGCCGATCACCTGGATGTACATCCGCATGATGGGGGGCGCCGGGCTCAAGCGTGCCTCGCAAATGGCCATCCTCAACGCCAACTACATCGCCCGCCGCCTGGAAGAGCACTATCCTGTGTTGTACACCGGCAGCAATGGCCTGGTGGCGCACGAGTGCATCCTCGACCTGCGCCCGATCAAGGACAGCAGCGGCATCAGTGTCGATGACGTGGCAAAACGCCTGATCGACTTCGGCTTCCACGCCCCGACCATGTCGTTCCCGGTGGCCGGCACGCTGATGATCGAACCGACCGAAAGCGAGTCTAAAGAAGAACTGGACCGCTTCTGCGAGGCGATGATCCGCATCCGCGAAGAGATTCGCGCAGTCGAAAGCGGCAGCCTGGACAAGGACGACAACCCGCTGAAGAACGCCCCGCACACTGCCGCCGAAATCGCCGGTGAGTGGAGCCACCCGTACAGCCGCGAGCAGGCGGTGTATCCGCTGGCGTCGCTGGTCGAAGGCAAGTACTGGCCCCCGGTCGGCCGCGTTGACAACGTGTTCGGCGACCGCAACCTGGTGTGTGCCTGCCCGTCGATCGAGAGCTATCAGGACGTCTGA
- a CDS encoding L-serine ammonia-lyase: MSLSVFDLFKIGIGPSSSHTVGPMRAAARFAEGLRRDGLLAATVSVKAELYGSLGATGKGHGSDKAVLLGLEGEHPDSVDTESIPARLQAIRSSGRLNLLGEHAIDFVEKQHLAMIRKPLAFHPNGMIFRAFDAAGLQIRSREYYSVGGGFVVDEDAAGADRIVEDSTVLPYPFKTAKELLGHCTAQHLSISQVMLANEAAWRPESDTRSGLLHIWQVMQDCVSAGCRNEGILPGGLKVKRRAAALYRQLCSNPEASLRDALSVLDWVNLYALAVNEENAFGGRVVTAPTNGAAGIVPAVLHYYMRFIPGANDDGVVRFLLTAAAIGILYKENASISGAEVGCQGEVGVACSMAAGALCEVMGGTVQQVENAAEIGMEHNLGLTCDPIGGLVQVPCIERNAMGSVKAINAVRMALRGDGQHFVSLDKVIRTMRQTGADMKSKYKETARGGLAVNIIEC; this comes from the coding sequence ATGTCACTAAGCGTCTTCGACCTGTTCAAGATCGGCATCGGCCCCTCCAGTTCCCATACCGTAGGCCCTATGCGCGCCGCTGCGCGTTTTGCTGAAGGCCTGCGTCGCGACGGCCTGCTGGCCGCTACAGTCAGCGTCAAGGCCGAGCTCTATGGCTCGCTCGGCGCCACCGGCAAAGGCCACGGCAGCGACAAGGCCGTACTGCTCGGCCTTGAAGGCGAACACCCGGACAGCGTCGACACCGAAAGCATCCCCGCACGCCTGCAGGCCATCCGCAGCAGCGGCCGGCTCAACCTGCTCGGCGAGCATGCAATCGACTTCGTTGAAAAGCAGCACCTGGCGATGATCCGCAAACCCCTGGCCTTCCATCCCAACGGCATGATCTTCCGTGCCTTTGACGCCGCCGGCTTGCAGATTCGCAGCCGCGAGTACTACTCGGTGGGCGGTGGTTTCGTGGTCGACGAGGACGCCGCCGGCGCCGATCGCATCGTCGAAGACAGCACCGTGCTGCCCTACCCGTTCAAGACCGCCAAGGAGCTGCTTGGCCACTGTACCGCGCAGCACCTGTCGATCAGCCAGGTCATGCTGGCCAACGAAGCCGCCTGGCGCCCGGAAAGCGACACCCGCAGCGGCCTGTTGCACATCTGGCAGGTCATGCAGGACTGCGTGTCTGCCGGTTGTCGCAACGAAGGTATCTTGCCTGGCGGGCTCAAGGTCAAACGCCGCGCCGCCGCACTGTACCGCCAGCTGTGCAGCAACCCGGAGGCGAGCCTGCGCGACGCGCTGTCGGTGCTCGACTGGGTCAACCTCTACGCCCTGGCCGTCAACGAAGAAAACGCCTTTGGCGGGCGCGTGGTCACCGCGCCGACCAACGGCGCCGCCGGTATCGTCCCGGCAGTGTTGCACTACTACATGCGTTTTATCCCGGGCGCCAATGACGACGGCGTGGTGCGTTTTCTGCTCACCGCCGCCGCCATCGGCATCCTCTATAAAGAGAACGCCTCGATCTCCGGTGCCGAAGTCGGCTGCCAGGGCGAAGTCGGCGTTGCCTGCTCGATGGCCGCCGGAGCCCTGTGCGAGGTGATGGGCGGCACGGTGCAGCAGGTCGAGAACGCCGCCGAAATCGGCATGGAACACAACCTGGGCCTGACCTGCGACCCGATCGGCGGGCTAGTCCAGGTGCCCTGCATCGAGCGTAACGCCATGGGTTCGGTCAAGGCCATCAACGCGGTGCGCATGGCCCTGCGCGGTGACGGGCAGCACTTCGTCTCGCTGGATAAGGTCATCCGCACCATGCGCCAGACCGGCGCCGACATGAAAAGCAAATACAAGGAGACCGCCCGCGGCGGTCTGGCCGTCAACATCATCGAATGCTGA
- the gcvT gene encoding glycine cleavage system aminomethyltransferase GcvT, with the protein MSTETLLKTPLHALHLELGARMVPFAGYDMPVQYPLGVMKEHLHSREQAGLFDVSHMGQIRLSGAAAAKALETLVPVDIIDLPVGMQRYAMFTNEHGGILDDLMVANLGNDELFLVVNAACKEQDLAHLRKHIGDQCQIQPLFEERALLALQGPAAVKVLERLAPVVTKMTFMQFQPVQLLGADCFVSRSGYTGEDGFEISVPAGKAEELARRLLAEPEVQAIGLGARDSLRLEAGLCLYGHDMNTQTTPIEASLLWAISKVRRADGQRAGGFPGAEAIFAQQQSGVARKRVGLLPQERTPVREGAEIVDQSGTVIGSICSGGFGPTLNAPVAMGYLDAAYSALETPVWAIVRGKRVAMKVSKMPFVAQRYYRG; encoded by the coding sequence ATGTCCACCGAAACACTGCTCAAGACCCCGCTGCACGCCCTGCACCTGGAACTGGGCGCCCGCATGGTGCCGTTCGCCGGATACGACATGCCGGTCCAGTACCCGCTGGGAGTGATGAAAGAACACCTGCACAGCCGCGAGCAGGCCGGCCTGTTCGATGTTTCGCACATGGGCCAGATCCGCCTGAGCGGCGCCGCTGCAGCCAAGGCCCTGGAAACCCTGGTGCCGGTCGACATCATTGACCTGCCGGTGGGCATGCAGCGCTATGCCATGTTCACCAACGAACACGGCGGCATCCTCGATGACCTGATGGTCGCCAACCTGGGCAACGACGAACTGTTCCTGGTGGTCAACGCGGCCTGCAAAGAGCAAGACCTGGCCCATTTGCGCAAACATATCGGCGATCAGTGCCAGATCCAGCCACTGTTCGAGGAGCGCGCCCTGCTGGCCCTGCAGGGGCCGGCGGCGGTGAAGGTGCTCGAGCGCCTGGCACCCGTCGTGACGAAGATGACTTTCATGCAGTTCCAGCCGGTACAACTGCTGGGCGCAGACTGTTTTGTCAGCCGCTCGGGCTACACCGGTGAGGACGGTTTCGAGATTTCGGTGCCGGCCGGGAAAGCCGAAGAGCTGGCGCGCCGCCTGCTGGCCGAACCCGAAGTCCAGGCTATCGGCCTGGGCGCACGCGACTCGCTGCGCCTGGAGGCCGGCCTGTGCCTGTATGGCCACGACATGAACACCCAGACCACGCCCATCGAAGCCAGCCTGCTCTGGGCCATCTCCAAGGTGCGCCGTGCCGATGGCCAGCGCGCCGGCGGCTTCCCCGGTGCCGAGGCGATCTTCGCCCAGCAGCAAAGCGGGGTTGCGCGCAAGCGCGTGGGCCTGTTGCCGCAGGAGCGCACACCGGTGCGCGAAGGCGCCGAGATCGTTGACCAGTCAGGCACGGTTATCGGCAGCATCTGCAGTGGCGGCTTTGGCCCGACATTGAATGCGCCGGTGGCGATGGGGTACCTCGATGCCGCGTACAGCGCACTGGAAACCCCAGTGTGGGCGATCGTGCGCGGCAAGCGCGTGGCGATGAAAGTGAGCAAGATGCCCTTCGTTGCCCAACGCTATTATCGCGGCTGA
- a CDS encoding cold-shock protein: MSQRQSGTVKWFNDEKGFGFITPESGPDLFVHFRAIQGNGFKSLKEGQKVTFIAVQGQKGMQADEVQAEG, from the coding sequence ATGTCCCAACGTCAGAGCGGTACCGTCAAGTGGTTTAACGACGAGAAAGGTTTTGGTTTCATCACTCCAGAAAGCGGTCCGGATCTGTTCGTACACTTCCGCGCTATTCAGGGTAACGGCTTCAAGAGCCTGAAAGAAGGTCAGAAAGTCACCTTCATCGCCGTGCAGGGCCAGAAAGGCATGCAGGCTGACGAAGTTCAAGCCGAAGGCTGA
- a CDS encoding RDD family protein produces the protein MPKQLLQPEGEFPPVDLGRRLAAMFYDFLLCTALLIVTAGAYKMIQMAFIGEARMRELTEAGALDGDPLLSTILLFALFGFFAKFWTHGGQTLGMQVWGIRVQNADGSAISLWQALLRFVVSIGSWLCLGLGFIWALFDKRKRSWHDIYSDTQLVRIPKRKK, from the coding sequence GTGCCCAAGCAGCTGTTACAGCCCGAAGGTGAATTTCCCCCTGTCGACCTTGGCCGCCGCCTGGCCGCCATGTTCTATGACTTTTTGCTGTGCACCGCGTTGCTGATCGTCACCGCCGGTGCCTACAAGATGATCCAGATGGCTTTCATCGGGGAAGCGCGCATGCGCGAGTTGACCGAGGCCGGCGCCCTGGATGGCGACCCGTTGCTGTCGACCATCCTGCTGTTCGCCCTGTTCGGCTTTTTCGCCAAGTTCTGGACCCACGGCGGCCAGACCCTGGGTATGCAGGTATGGGGCATCCGTGTGCAAAATGCCGACGGCAGCGCCATCAGCCTGTGGCAGGCACTGCTGCGTTTTGTCGTATCGATCGGCTCGTGGTTGTGCCTGGGCCTGGGTTTTATCTGGGCGTTGTTCGACAAGCGCAAGCGCAGCTGGCACGACATCTACTCCGACACTCAACTGGTGCGAATTCCCAAGCGCAAAAAATAA
- the lptG gene encoding LPS export ABC transporter permease LptG: MVKLDSYIGKSVLMAILAVLGIILGLASLFAFIDEMGDITDTYTLMDAGNFVLLTAPRRLYDMLPMAALIGCLIGLGSLASSSELTIMRAAGVSIGRIVWAVMKPMLVLMLAGILIGEYLAPVTENKAQADRSLAQGGGEAQSSKRGMWHRQGDEFVHINSVQPNGLLYGVTRYRFDNERHMQTSSFARRAQYKEDHWLLSDVTTTYFRGDHTEVIKTPEERWDVSVTPQLLNTVVVAPESLSITGLWDYIHYLSDQGLNNARYWLAFWTKVLQPMVTAALVLMAISFIFGPLRSVTLGQRVFTGVLVGFVFRIAQDLLGPSSQVFGFPPLLAVVLPAAICAVAGLWMLRRAG; this comes from the coding sequence ATGGTTAAGCTCGACAGTTACATCGGCAAAAGCGTGCTGATGGCGATCCTCGCCGTACTGGGCATCATTCTGGGCCTGGCTTCGCTGTTCGCCTTCATCGATGAAATGGGCGATATCACCGACACCTACACGCTGATGGACGCCGGCAATTTCGTCTTGCTCACCGCACCGCGGCGGCTCTACGACATGCTGCCGATGGCTGCCCTGATCGGCTGCCTGATCGGCCTGGGGAGCCTGGCCAGCAGCAGCGAGCTGACCATCATGCGCGCCGCCGGCGTGTCGATCGGGCGGATCGTCTGGGCGGTGATGAAGCCGATGCTGGTGCTGATGCTGGCCGGTATCCTGATTGGCGAGTACCTGGCCCCGGTCACCGAGAACAAGGCCCAGGCCGACCGTTCCCTGGCCCAGGGCGGTGGTGAGGCGCAGAGCTCCAAGCGCGGCATGTGGCACCGCCAGGGTGACGAGTTCGTGCACATCAACTCGGTGCAGCCCAACGGCTTGCTCTACGGCGTGACCCGCTATCGCTTCGACAACGAGCGGCACATGCAGACCTCGAGCTTTGCCCGCCGTGCCCAGTACAAGGAAGATCACTGGCTGCTCAGCGACGTGACCACCACCTATTTCCGCGGCGATCACACCGAAGTCATCAAAACGCCTGAAGAACGCTGGGACGTGTCGGTCACCCCGCAGTTGCTCAATACCGTAGTGGTCGCACCAGAATCACTGTCGATCACCGGTCTTTGGGATTACATCCACTACCTGTCCGACCAGGGCCTGAACAACGCCCGGTACTGGCTGGCATTCTGGACCAAGGTGCTGCAGCCGATGGTCACTGCGGCGCTGGTGCTGATGGCCATCTCCTTCATCTTCGGTCCGCTGCGCTCGGTGACCCTTGGTCAGCGGGTGTTCACCGGGGTGCTGGTGGGTTTTGTGTTCCGCATCGCCCAGGACCTGCTCGGGCCTTCCAGCCAGGTGTTCGGCTTCCCGCCGTTGCTGGCGGTGGTGCTGCCGGCGGCGATCTGTGCGGTGGCCGGGTTGTGGATGTTGCGGCGCGCCGGATAA